A genomic segment from bacterium HR17 encodes:
- the murG gene encoding UDP-N-acetylglucosamine--N-acetylmuramyl-(pentapeptide) pyrophosphoryl-undecaprenol N-acetylglucosamine transferase, protein MHLLFIGAARGLDRQLLADRGYPFYGLAVMPFPRRVVSLGTVTAGAAVLYGLAQTVRLFRRWRPQVVVGTGGYASVCALLAGRMFGARCVLFEANAVPGRTNRWLARLACFIVTGFPEATAFFPPGRAAWTGTPVRPEVREGDRDTVRKQLGLTAADRLLLVFGGSQGARRLNEAVWDALPRLMAEPSLHIVHACGRHWEAEAQRLHAALPPAWRSRYRPFGYREDIPKLLHAADLAVSRAGSSSIAELLVAGVPAILVPYPFAIYDHQRFNALSVVRRGAADMVLDAELTGERLAKTVLALLHDEERLATMRGAARALAKPHAAEAIVDIILTFLGVQ, encoded by the coding sequence TTGCACCTGCTGTTCATCGGCGCCGCTCGCGGGCTGGACCGCCAACTCCTTGCCGACCGAGGTTATCCGTTCTACGGGCTAGCAGTGATGCCCTTTCCGCGCCGCGTCGTCTCGTTGGGCACGGTCACAGCCGGTGCAGCGGTGCTTTACGGTTTGGCGCAAACTGTCAGGCTCTTTCGGCGTTGGCGCCCCCAGGTCGTCGTCGGGACAGGTGGATACGCTTCTGTTTGCGCCCTGTTGGCAGGGCGTATGTTCGGCGCGCGTTGTGTGTTGTTTGAAGCCAACGCTGTGCCGGGGCGCACCAATCGGTGGTTAGCGCGGTTGGCGTGTTTCATCGTTACTGGCTTTCCTGAAGCCACCGCCTTTTTCCCGCCGGGACGCGCTGCTTGGACAGGCACACCCGTGCGCCCTGAGGTGCGTGAGGGTGACCGCGATACCGTCCGTAAGCAGTTGGGCTTAACGGCGGCGGACCGCTTACTGTTGGTCTTTGGCGGCAGTCAAGGGGCGCGCCGGTTGAACGAAGCGGTGTGGGACGCGTTGCCCCGCTTGATGGCAGAACCGTCTTTGCACATCGTGCACGCGTGTGGTCGGCACTGGGAAGCCGAAGCCCAGCGCCTCCACGCTGCGCTGCCCCCTGCGTGGCGGTCGCGCTATCGTCCTTTCGGCTACCGCGAAGACATTCCCAAACTTTTGCATGCCGCCGATTTAGCCGTCTCGCGGGCGGGTTCCAGTTCCATCGCTGAGTTATTGGTCGCCGGCGTGCCTGCAATTTTGGTGCCTTATCCGTTTGCGATTTACGACCATCAGCGGTTTAACGCGTTGAGCGTCGTGCGGCGGGGTGCAGCGGACATGGTGTTGGATGCCGAGTTGACGGGCGAACGCTTGGCAAAAACGGTGCTAGCGTTGTTGCACGATGAAGAACGGTTGGCGACGATGCGCGGTGCCGCTCGCGCCCTCGCCAAACCGCACGCGGCAGAGGCAATCGTGGACATTATTCTGACATTCTTGGGCGTGCAGTGA